A window of the Gossypium hirsutum isolate 1008001.06 chromosome A03, Gossypium_hirsutum_v2.1, whole genome shotgun sequence genome harbors these coding sequences:
- the LOC107887833 gene encoding uncharacterized protein, whose product MGVVKFDSTPNTENLLPNHDNQGVNAIGKASERRMKKNVAEVRMPMKVIWEEMMKRGMIISRREREKTRNYCELHGEEGHETQNCEEFRALVQGFIDNKELQIFEGTSRPRIIISLPRNNEVGTPAVPKVIIHKPTHFPYKDSNRVPWSHDCSVTVPEEKNIASASKDVQVEGSHTRSGKRYDTRGIRVEPTKTKGVEVEKEKETELPINEPVKEEEAKEFLEFLKHSEYSVVEQLRKQPARISVLVLLLSSEVHREALMKVLNEIYVTHDITVNKLDRLVNNISADNFIYFNDDEIPPGGRGSTKALHITTRCKGYTLPSVLVDNGSALNVLPLSTLNRLPIDDSHMKTCQNVVRAFDGRPWIHSAGAVPSSLHQKLKLVTDGRLITINAEEDIIAAVTSKAPYVEMNEESIECSFRSLEFVNVTFILEGSKLLVSKIAKATRMAL is encoded by the exons atgggggttgtgaaattcGATAGTACCCCAAATACTGAAAACCTTTTGCCAAATCATGACAATCAAGGAGTAAATGCCATTGGCAAAGCTAGTGAGAGAAGGATGAAGAAAAATGTTGCTGAGGTGAGGATGCCTATGAAGGTGATTTGGGAGGAGATGATGAAGAGAGGGATGATAATCTCTaggagagaaagagaaaaaacgCGGAACTACTGTGAGCTCCATGGAGAAGAGGGTCATGAGACCCAAAATTGTGAAGAATTCAGAGCCTTGGTGCAAGGCTTTATCGATAATAAAGAGCTACAAATTTTTGAAG GAACCAGCCGGCCGAGGATCATTATCTCCCTACCAAGGAATAACGAAGTGGGGACACCAGCAGTGCCCAAGGTCATTATCCATAAACCTACTCatttcccttacaaggatagcaataGAGTACCATGGAGTCATGACTGTAGTGTGACAGTGCCGGAGGAAAAAAATATAGCCAGCGCATCTAAAGACGTACAAGTTGAAGGTTCCCACACGCGGagtgggaagcgttatgataCGAGGGGCATCAGAGTAGAGCCCACAAAAACAAAGGGTGTCGAGGTTGAAAAGGAGAAAGAGACCGAATTACCCATCAATGAGCCAGTAAAGGAGGAGGAGGctaaggaatttctagagttccttaagcatagcgagtatagcgtggtcgaGCAATTGCGTAAGCAGCCAGCTCGCATATCAGTGTTGGTTCTACTTTTGAGTTCTGAGGTGCATAGGGAGgcattgatgaaggtgcttaACGAAATatatgtcacccatgacataaCCGTTAATAAGCTGGATCGATTGGTGAACAACATTAGCGcggataattttatttactttaatgatgatgaaatcccaccgGGGGGTAGAGGGTCAACTAAAGCCTTGCACATCACAACTCGATGCAAGGGGTACACACTCCCAAGCGTGCTTGTTGATAATGGATCAGCTTTGAATGTTCTACCACTATCTACACTGAATAGATTACCCATTGATGATTCTCACATGAAAACATGTcaaaatgtggtaagagccttcgacG gtaggccatggatacactcagcgGGAGCAGTACCCTCGTCGTTGCACCAGAAATTGAAATTAGTGACCGATGGacggttaataaccatcaatgcggaggaggacattatagcCGCAGTCACTAGCAAAGCCCCTTATGTGGAGATGAATGAAGAGTCTATTGAGTGCTCCTTCCGCTCTTTAGAATTTGTGAATGTGACTTTCATTTTGGAGGGGAGCAAGCTACTGGTGTCAAAGATAGCAAAAGCTACGAGAATGGCTCTATGA